The Dehalococcoidales bacterium genome includes the window GCCGGTCTGGGTCTTTTCCTCCGGCCCCTCCGGCAAAGGCGACCCCGCGGAGCTGCTGAAAGGCATTATCGTGCCGCGCGGCGTCAAGCCGCTTCTCGACCGCATCAAGCCGCGGGATATCGCCGTTTTCCACGGCCACCTCGACCCCGCTAAAATGAGCGGCATGGAAAGATGGATAGTCAAGCGGGTAGGCGGGGGAACGGGAGACTTCCGCGACTGGGATATGATAAACCAGTGGGCCAAAAAGGTAGCGGCGGCGATAAAGAGCAGCGGCCAGATACAGGAGTAAACTAATTGGCGGACAAGCTGGTCACCGTAATCATGTTTCAGACCGAGGAAGAGGCGTACCTTTCCAAATCGATACTGGAAGCGGCTGATATCGAGTCCCTGGTGGCAGAAGAAACCGAAGACCCGATTTACGCCGGACTAATCAATCTACAGGTAAGAAAACGCGACGCCAAGAGGGCGCGGGAAATTCTCAAGGAAGCCCGGGTAATGCCGTCCGAACCCTTTAAAATCTGGGACAAATGGATGGTGGCAATGGGGGCGGGGTGGGTACTGATACTGCTCGGCATTATGCTGATGCTGTTTACGCATATCAATAAGGTCATCCCGGGTATCATCATTATAGCGGGAGTGATACTGGTGGCCGCCGGGTTCAATATTTACGGCAAGGACATACGGAAGGAATAAAAATCCCCGGCCTTTTGAGGGGTCGGGGATTTAAACAGCTTTAAAGAGTGAATCTAGAGCCCGGCCATGGCCATGATTTCCGGCACTTTCTTTTCCCAGCCTATCGCCATGATGTGCACGCCCTGGCACATCGGCTTCATCTTCTTGATAAGGTCGGCGGCCATCTGGAGACCAACCTTTTCCCGGTCTTCTTTAGCCGCGGCGGCCATCTGCTGGATAAGGTCGTCCGGGACGCGGATGCCGGCCACGTTGGCGTTCATAAACCTGGCGAAACCGGCGTTTTTCAGCGGGATAATGCCCACCATCACCGGCGTCTTGAATTTTTCCACCCGCTTCATGAACTTCCCGAACGATACGGGGTCGTACACGGCCTGGGTCTGGAAGAACCTGGCGCCGGCGGCTATTTTCTTCCGCATCTTGGCTATTTGCAGCTCTTCCGAGGCCTCGGTGTTGGACTCCACTTTCACTACAGCGCCGGGGAAGAAATCCGGCTTGCCCTTAAGCTCGTTCATGGAAAGGTCGAACCCCTCATTGAGGCTGGTGATAGCCTGGAGTAGCGTCACGGAATCCAGATCGAAGACGCCCTTGGCCTGCGGGTGGTCGCCCAGAGCGGGGAGGTCGCCGGTAAGCGCCAGGACGTTCTTGATGCCCATCACCCACGCCCCGAGCAGGTCGGACTGCAGGGCGATGCGGTTGCGGTCGCGGCAGGTCACCTGGAAGATAGGCTCCAGGCCGCCCTGCACGCACAGCGCGGCGGTGACCAGGCCGGAAAGGCGCATCACCGAGCTCTGCTGGTCGGTAACGTTGGCGGCGTCCACCTTGCCTTTCAAGACCTCGATGTTCTCTTTTATTTCATGAGTATCGGTGCCCTTGAGCGGGCCGAACTCGCAGGATATGGCGAACTGACCTGATTCCAGTTTAGATTGAAGGCTCATTATTTCACCTCCTTGGGAGGATTGGCTGCCGGCTTGGGAGCTCCGGCGGGTGCCGCCCCGGCTTTAGGAGTGGCGGCGGGCGCAGGGGCGGGAGGAGGCGCAGGCTTATCGGTTACCTTGCCGGGATTTTCCAATCCATAGCGCGCCAGGGACATCATCTCCGGGCGGGGCATGATTTTCTTATGGTCGAGGGGTTTCATCATATCATCGAGACGTGACAGTAAACCCCGCTCCTTGAGTCGGTTATAAATCAGTTCCCAGCCGCAATCGCGGTCTTTGGAGATTTCACACTTGCCTTTGTTGGCCCCGCCACAGGCGCCGCTGACCAGGCTCTTGGTGCAGGCGGTGAGGGGGCAAATGCCGCCGGTATGGTAGAGGAGGCACTGGCCGCATTCAAAACAGCGCTCGGTGCCTTCCCACTCGCCGCGGGAGCCGCCCAGGTTGACGGTATTGCAGCCGGGGTACACCGGCTTGTTGATAGAAGCCGCCACCGCCTGTATGCCGACGCCGCAGGTCAGCACCAGCACCGCGTCCGCGGCTTTAAGCTGTTCCACCCTGCCCCGCAGCTCGGACTTTACCAGCGCCTTGCTGCAGAGAAAATCACAGTTCCTGGTGCCGGTAACGTTCTTGCCGGCTTCCGTCAGCTTCTGCTTCATCTCGGCTACCTGCTCGGGGCCGCCGCTGCCGGACGACTGGGCGCAGCCTTCACAGCCCATGATAAAGACATTCTTATCCTTTTCCAGGTAGGCTATTATTTCATCAAAATGCTTTTGTTCGGAATATAACATCGCTCCTCCTTTACCTACACTACCCGGTACTGACCGAGGTCTCGACCTTTAGGGGTAACACAATGGACGGCGCAGGCGATACAGGGGTCGAACGAGCGGATAATCCGCACCACTTCAAAGGGGTTCTTCTCGTCCTTGACTTTAGCGCCGATGAGCGCCTGCTCGATAGGCCCGTGCTGACCTTTATCGTCCATCGGGGAGACGTTCCAGGTGGTGGGAACGACCGCCTGGTAGTTGGCGATTTTCTTGTTCTTAATCTCAATCCAGTGTCCCAGGGCGCCGCGCGAGCCTTCGATAATGCCCATGCCGGACGCTTCTTCCGGGAGCTCGTATTCAACATAAGCGGGCTGGCCGGGCTTG containing:
- a CDS encoding flavodoxin domain-containing protein, with the translated sequence MGNSVLIAYASKYGSTKEIAEKIGEILKLDGLPADILPVKGIKNPADYQAIIIGSAMYMGMWRKEATNFVKKYETALAGKPVWVFSSGPSGKGDPAELLKGIIVPRGVKPLLDRIKPRDIAVFHGHLDPAKMSGMERWIVKRVGGGTGDFRDWDMINQWAKKVAAAIKSSGQIQE
- a CDS encoding methylenetetrahydrofolate reductase yields the protein MSLQSKLESGQFAISCEFGPLKGTDTHEIKENIEVLKGKVDAANVTDQQSSVMRLSGLVTAALCVQGGLEPIFQVTCRDRNRIALQSDLLGAWVMGIKNVLALTGDLPALGDHPQAKGVFDLDSVTLLQAITSLNEGFDLSMNELKGKPDFFPGAVVKVESNTEASEELQIAKMRKKIAAGARFFQTQAVYDPVSFGKFMKRVEKFKTPVMVGIIPLKNAGFARFMNANVAGIRVPDDLIQQMAAAAKEDREKVGLQMAADLIKKMKPMCQGVHIMAIGWEKKVPEIMAMAGL
- a CDS encoding methylenetetrahydrofolate reductase C-terminal domain-containing protein, with protein sequence MLYSEQKHFDEIIAYLEKDKNVFIMGCEGCAQSSGSGGPEQVAEMKQKLTEAGKNVTGTRNCDFLCSKALVKSELRGRVEQLKAADAVLVLTCGVGIQAVAASINKPVYPGCNTVNLGGSRGEWEGTERCFECGQCLLYHTGGICPLTACTKSLVSGACGGANKGKCEISKDRDCGWELIYNRLKERGLLSRLDDMMKPLDHKKIMPRPEMMSLARYGLENPGKVTDKPAPPPAPAPAATPKAGAAPAGAPKPAANPPKEVK